The sequence below is a genomic window from Mercenaria mercenaria strain notata chromosome 14, MADL_Memer_1, whole genome shotgun sequence.
TGTTTGTCTCAGTGTTAAATAATGAGAATATAAAGGTCAATTGATACAGTCTGGAAAATATTTGGCTTCTAAGcttttgcgacaagtgcagatcatgatcagcctgcactttccacgcagtctgatcatgacctgcactatttgccattcagtcagtatctttttagaatgcaccccttttaacagctaatcgAACTGTCTAAActgaaagctggacaagttcattatagaaatttagctgggtaaaagTTAAGTATATATCACAGTAGATAAGGTTTTCCTTGATGAGTAACGTCTCTCCTCCCTTTGAATAGTCAATAGCCAAGGAATATTCACAAATTTCAAGGAGTAAATGAGATATGTTGAATATTTCTGATGCTCTCAATTTCTAGAAAATGATATATTATCATGTCACTTTCTCATACTTTAGACTTTCTGCAAGCTCTCGACTTTGAGGACCcatatatttatttcagacaAAACAACTTATGATCATCATCTGTAACTTGTACTGAACAAGGTGAGCGAACAATGAAACAGCATTTACAGTGCTTTGTGCCACTTCACAGTAGCACAAAAATACCAGAAAGAAGAGGAATAGCCAATCcacatagatttttttcttttgcataaaTACTTATTTTGGAGCTTATCGGAGCTGTATGAAATGACACATTATTGTGTTTTCCCGAATTTTACATATATAGTTCAGCAAATATGCATCTATATTGGGTTGTAAAACATTTCATCCAAAAATGGCTTCAATCTTCATTTTAAGGAATTTGTTTGTGTACCCATAAAAGTATGAAACAAGAAAAAGTTCCCTTCTTTcctcaaagattttttttgttggatttaacgtcgcaccgacatatgatatgtcatatggtgtttttccagttttaatggcggaggaagaccccaggtgcccctacgtgcattatttcatcatgagcgggcacctgggtagaaccactgacgttctgtaagccagctggatggcttcctcacatgaagaattcaacgctacgagagaggctcgaacccacatcgatgagggcaagtgatttgtagtcagcgaccttaaccactcggccacggaggcccctattacTTGATTCCTCAACATAGTACTATTGTTAAAGACGGTACAAGATTTCAACCTGACAAGACCCTTTATGGAAAAGCAAGATTATATATGTGAAAGAAGCTAATGTTATTGGTTACGTATTTTATGTCTGTTAGTTACCTTCTTCCATTGTTTTCTGTATAGTTCTGGAGCGTTTAGGTCCAGCTGGACGGCTTGCTTTTGATTTAGTCTCTTGACGAGTGTCCCCTAATTTTTCACCTTCAAGAATTGCAGTTCCctcctgaaaaaaatatgtataacgtAAGATTCATTTTAAgtattcattgaaaatattatgATTACTTCTTGTTGAGTTAAAGGGGCTTGTCTCGAGAAGTTTGATAACATTGATTTATATTCAGCGGTGTGCCCTTTTAAACCATATCATGGTCAATGCAATGAAAGCACGGGTCATTTTTACAGCCAATCTAAAATGAACACAGGTATGTACTTACTTGTTTCGACATAgtagtttattttgtaaaaacattccTCCAAAAGCAAAACTTGGAGAAGTACTTACCATTACAGTGACACTGACttatctttcacatttttgaatacaGTTATGCAATAGGAAAcagttaaaaacaagagctgtaactaatgcagggctctcgcgagtgggcgactttagcgaaataggcgctctagaacttcaaacttcgctcagatctaacctcaaagcgaaatgcaagtcgcccgattttctttgatttccgcactcacTAATTAGCgctacccggactgttgacaatttgcacggtgtcatatCGAGtgccgaatacacaaacacacgccgggagcataatttaagctccgcctacttcaggtacttgcgagattttcccgagaagtgtgaaagcgaatcaaattatccgatacacctcgttgattgtgttcagccaattagtgTTGCgtttacatctttgacacttcgtttttaattgtcaacatgtttgagtgcaaaaagcaaagttttttttaaaagaaactgctgattaaccatgcgattaattgaatttggtacacaattattttatctatgataaaagaacgacagtaatgtattaactatgtttaaattgacttccatcgatgaatttatttgaatatgtatttctagatttacacagtttactttcagttttattcagagtgagatactgacattcctcggtgaatgactcggtgtaAATATAAACACttatacaagatataaccaaaattcgggcgggttacatttacagaatcggcttgaattttgaaaacgaactttttttcagaattttttaacgAAAATACACTGtatggaaatgatctaactaagaaaagaatggtcacatcaatacttttatcaAGAACATTACAGCCACTTTCAATCACTCAACCATCATTGCagtaggaaaagtcttcccacttctccctaaagttcCCATTCTCCCTAAATCACTTgaggagaagtgacttctccaaAAATTGACCTAGCTAGACCCtgtaatggtgacaaatgccccccgcagcaccttgatctttgacctggtgacccgaagtcagtaggggtcgtgtactcaataagtactatcagcatgtgaagtttgaaggtcctgggtgcagtggttcgcgagtaaagtgctttcatgcaaaaagttaacgttgtgacttaacgaacgaacggacagttgaaaactaatatgcctccctttgggggcataaaaagtagcATTTTACTTCCAACAAAAATCAACTCCAGCAAGCTACACCAGCCAGTCTTCAACTATTTCCTGAAATATTCGACTAAACGAAATGAGACATACTTTAGCAGTTGCAGCCATTGTTGTGTTCTTTgacatttttggtttttttggtgATGGCTTCTCAGCTTGAATATCTTGTATCTTTTTCTGCTGGCCACGGGTAAGAGCGTCAGCATCAGGAGCGCCAGCACCCAGTAGAGTCTTTGCTTcctgtgaaaaataaaataaattaactccctttttttattatttttcattaaaaacctGCATTTACATAGTTATATCAAATCATTGCCTATCAGACTGAACAGTCAAAGAACTCTGAGGTTCTGGTCATCATTTTATAAAGAAGATAACTGCAACTGTTTTGTATATAATTTCAGATGATAAGTTAACACTATTGTCTTTCTTACtattacttaaaaaataaatgttactgaCAGGGTAACTTACACTCGCAAAATTTAGGTAGCTTATTATTTGTGCAGATATCAATTTGGGAGCACATGTGCAAACCTTAACTGACAGGCCAAAGCCCTAAGCAGGCATATAATTTTAGAACTGTTTCTTCTTTCATCTTTTACTGTCCACATAATATGTTAAGCTGGCTTTTCCTTAATCTGATCAACAAGCAAAACTTGCCAGTTTATGAAACCACTACACTTGTGTGTTAACGTTATAATGATTCGTTTGCTGACTAAATTACTGAGACGTGTTTCACCATAGATTGTAGCTTAGACATGCGAGGTTTCTTCGGGGCCGGGGCTTCTTCTTCTGCTATTTCCTCAAGCTTCTTCTGCTGGCCCCTTGTTGAGGCATCAGGGTCAAGACTTGATCCTGCAAGCAAACTCTGACCTTCCTGGAAGTTAAGCAATTCAATAAATCAAAACTTTGAGCATGACATTTAATCTATGCTAACTAAAATTCATGACACTTCTATAACTGAACTATACTACTTGTTTATGTCAGGTACTGAGATCACTGCAGTTTCACATTATTTCTAAAGCAGTGCTAAAGTACATGTAGGTATGTcatcatacatatatattatgtattacaAAGGGACAGATTTAAGGATGAAGTGGTGCCATGCATAATGTGTTGGCCCCTGAAAGACATTATTAGGTTTGGAACTCCTCAAAGTCAACTCCATTAACAGAAGACATAATAGCCTTGATGGTAACTCTAGCAAGTTTAAATACCTTTAAGCATAAACACTAGAAACtacagctgcttttgagaaaagcacatggcttccacaactgcctaatcatatgaatagaagtacatgtatatgagtaAACTATGCAcaaagacctcaactgccttattagactttcagtgctttgattatcaaaaacaagtttaaaGGGCCATTATTCCGAAGTGCTGGGCATATtcggctagttattgaacttgaccgaggacttattggcagacacattttgttaaagtttggtgaagattggatgagagtgcagacaagattaaTGACAGACAGggcacacacagacaggagtaaatcaatatttcccacaccactgtgtggtgggagacataaatataataGTATTACCCTTTGCTTGGACTACATTTTACTGCAATACTTAAACAATGTAGACTCCTCAACACAGAGGTTCTGCGTTCGAGTCCCACTGAGGTCATGGTTGCACCACTAATGTCACTCCAGTACCAGGATTTTCTAGGAGGCGGACAAAAAAGTGATTCAAAGAAGCTCAAAGCTTACATGCACCAGGTCAGTACAAGTTTAcgcaaatgtatataaaacttctGAATAAATTATGTACAAAGTATACCTTAGCCGTAACCTGCATTGTTGTTTCTCTATTGACAGTAGGTTTATCGTTTTCTGGTTCTTTCAACCCTTGCATCTCGAGTAGAGTATCTTTTCCTGCAGCTTTTAGCATAGCAATTCCTTCCTGAAATGAATAATGGATTTGATTGCCATTAGAAAGGCATTTAAAGATGTCatacttaaaaattattttgtggAAAACATTCAAATAAGCAAATATTTAATCCAAATGCTTGAAGCTGCCATACATCATGTATAAGATAGACTTGGaatggacagaaaatggaataaaaacaatatatactaTGTAAGAACAAAGGGTCAACTCATAATCTTGTCTTCCTCAagcaatctgaatgaaacttacTGGGGCATTTCCTTATactaatgttttattgaaatccttcaagccaTGTCTGAGACATGActggaatttatgaaaaatggaataatattatatgtattatgcatgtcaaagggccataaatcttgtctcaCTCAGgcaatcttactgaaacttgcaGTGAGCTAATAgcatttctaccatattttatctaaatactCCAAACTATGTCACAGACATGGCTTCAGATAGATAATGCCTTTGCTAGGGGGTAATAAAACTGTTGGATTTGCTTAAGATCTAAGTTATTAATACAACTGTcattacaaattaaaatttgcAGCACTGTACATAACCAGGGTTCTCTTCAGTATTTTGTTATAGTCGGACTCTGTGGAATTATAGCCAGGTACACTTTTTAGCAGTTTATCGCAATAAACATATTATTCATTTAAGTAAACTGAAGTAATGAATTATAAGAATGATATGAAACTGCTTCTGAAACTGtaacatatattaatatatttgtcAAAGGTAGCTTAAGTAAttaaatcaaaaagaaatcaatgcaaaaatcattgtttaatattttccGCTTGATTTGCTTTGAATTTGggtttaaaagaataaaatatgcattatgatttttttcatgcattagTTAACTTTTTACAGAAACAGAGCAGTTATGAGAGGAAATTAACTTATCATGTTAAAAATCTCAAACATTAAGTTAGATTTTGAATTCAACTCTTTTAAAACTGATTTGTAAACATGATATTTGGAAGTATTTAATATGGaactatttttagtaattttgctGTGTTCATATAATTCTTGTGCAAATGGTTTCTTCCGTCATCTACTTGCATTAAAATAGGCATACTTCAACATACTTGCCTTCATGAATATTAAACAGCACCATTTATACATGTACTACACTACTTATTCATACTGTATCTTAATAACAATATACCTAGCTTCCTGTTTTTTTCCCCTTCTACAGGGGTCATTTATAGACCTCTTCGCTTCAAGAAATTTCTTTCTAGTCATGCTTTAAAATTAACTTTACATAAAGATTTTCAAACTCTTTTCTACTCCCCTAAAAGCTCATAGGCCTGGGCCCCTCGGCCTTCTCTgtttagcaaataaaaaaaacaacctattGTTAAACCATGTTACAAGTTTGAAACACACTAGAATTTTGATGTACGTACAGTACATTCTTTAGAATCGATGTACAACGAAACACTTTCCTAAAAACTTGGACAATAACCTTTGACTCTGGGTAAATACAATGAAGTAAGGTTACGCACAGCAAATATTATTCAATAATCAAACAATGTACAAGCTAAAACACGTCTTGATTGTATATTGCATGGCCATgtattatttcaaattgaaagacATAAAAGTCCCTGAAAAATCATcatatttatttacatgaaacGCCTGCAACATAGATTGATTGGGAATTTTTCCTTTATTCAAATCCAACCAAATAATTATCATAAAGGTGTATCATATTATGATAACTCGAAGGGCAAACATGAGACAGCAGCCATCTTGAAAAACAGAAGGCTCGCtgtgtaaaattttaaacacttcaaaacatgtataaatattaggtTTTGCGACTACTACTTATAAATAAACGTCGGGTGCagtctaaattttcatttttcatgatttctaTTACTTATTTTTACCAGTTTTTGAAGTTATAAGGCAATATATGCAACCAGGTCAAAACGACATCaaaaaacaatacatgtacatagtaAGCAAATTTTCGCATCGGTTGGACAAGTTTAGACGCAATTTTcgcaataaaaacaaaatgatcttTCACAAACCTTGGCAGTCACTTGCATCGTACCATCACGAGGCAAATCAGGCTTAGAACTGGCCATTATGAGCTGTACTTTGTCCACAAACTGTCTACAAAGAAGTACactaaaatgacaatttttcacGAGGAAAACCGGAGCTGAAAGAGGAAGGCGTGGTCACATGGTCGGCAACGGAGATGTTGATTGGTTACTTTAAAACGAGGCTACCCGGAAGCGCGTAATATAAACAAAAAGTgcttgaaaatttatgaaattattacaaacaattccaattaacaatatttttgcaGAATTGTTCAGTGAATTCCATGATATTTTCGAGTAGATTAGTTATTCTTCTTTCAAAAGGTATCAAAGGATTGAGCTGACATTATCTAAAACAGAATATAATTGAAATAGAAACACAGAGATACCACTTCGAAAATGCACCTGTAGTATAGACTCTACAACTTGGGACATcaagatttgtttcttttatctttGACTATGTTACTGGTTCATTAGAAATATCTTGATGTATCCAGCCTATCTAACTTCCTATTTCATATTTGTTGTAGACGAAaaatactgaataacaataataaaaaaatcgcACACACTATAGGTTGAATAACTGGGCATCAGATCAGCAGTTTTGATTTTTGACCGACAAGCCATTCTGTAAACGTTTTATCGCATTacataagaaataaattttcacgTTTTTTACTTCCAGTTTTGTCTTTAACCCAGGAAAAATAGAACAAACTATGGGCCGGCGAGTTGATAAGGAGTCATGAAATAATTCGTGTCTTGTCTTAGATGACTCCTCACAAACATTGCTAAGGATATATGACCAGTCAGTCTGTCTTTACACGTGTTTCCTTAGCTCTAAgtcaaaactgaaataaaatctgCGGATTTTTTTTCTGACGTCATCGATGTAACTCTTAGTGAATGACTTGCGTGTCAGTAGTAAAAACTATGTAAAAGGTGCAagttatttaaactgcaaatttttgcgtttaaagaaaaaaaaggataACACATACCGTCATATTTCCTACTTCGCACTGGCCATAGCATTCGTTGCAGAAACGGTGGATAAATATAACCTGGTAAATGTACTGTCAAAGAATTGCagtgaaaaagtattttttttcccGGAAGAGTACATATGTGGGCTCATGTCTCACTAATTTGCAGGCAAGGATCAAAACATGAGGTAAAACTCATCAGAAAACTTACCGAAGACAGCGGAAATACATTCACCGGACCTTATCTATCCATCGTTTCTTCGACGAATCCTCATCCGTCGCGACGTTGCAAGAACTGCGAAACTATACAGTTTGTACTTTTTGTCCAGATCTCAGAGAATTTCTCTGTTTTGCCCTAATccatgcatgtaattttatgaccatttattGATTTAATGGACATTAGTTAATCAAAAGCTGTTTATTCAGACAAGGTGCAAATTTATATAATCAATGGCAATCCCTCACCTAGCTACGGTCTAAGAAACCACTGCGTGGCTATCCTATCTACAGAAATAAGACTGGCCAGGTacatgattttataatttatttattcacttGTTGAAAAATTCCAACAATGATACACATTTGTTTTCCAGTCTGTCTGAGTAAAGAATGTTTTAGCCTAATGCATGAAAAATACTTGAATTCAGAAattcttgattttgttttattctttatgaacacaacactgtttttaaaaataatcataacatTATAAATTTATCTTAAGGCAGCATAAAGTTACTGGAATTATagctgtaaaaatataaaaaaaggttatattgataaaaaaaactgagtGTATGGTATAAAATTCTACGGTACATCCAACTTCATTTGCACAAACTCAGAATGATCAAATAGCCACTTGAACTCCACCTTTAGTCCTTATAAAACTTCTAGCTTCATATGGTATACAATTAATGTGATTGTTTTTTGAATAAgcataaaactgtattttaaagCATTTCCATACTTTCTTTAGTCAATTGCTTAGTAAGATATGCTGTTATTGCAGTACATCATGTTTCTCTAGAAAGTCTTACctgattatatttgaaattcgatTGGTTCGACCTACTGATGGCTCGAATAATTTCTATTGGCCGAGCAAGTTGAAGAACTTGGACAAAGTTGGACCGTACTATATTTCACTGAACaattattaatttatatataGAATTTATTGGTACATCTCAATATCAACACTTTCAAAATGTGTTCAGCagcatttaaattaaaaatacaaaatgtataactattttcttcaaaatcatgtaAACCACATAAATGATGTGAATCATAAGGACATTTCATTCTTAATTTTAACAGACTTTACTCATCTGCC
It includes:
- the LOC123527889 gene encoding uncharacterized protein LOC123527889; translated protein: MASSKPDLPRDGTMQVTAKEGIAMLKAAGKDTLLEMQGLKEPENDKPTVNRETTMQVTAKEGQSLLAGSSLDPDASTRGQQKKLEEIAEEEAPAPKKPRMSKLQSMVKHVSEAKTLLGAGAPDADALTRGQQKKIQDIQAEKPSPKKPKMSKNTTMAATAKEGTAILEGEKLGDTRQETKSKASRPAGPKRSRTIQKTMEEAQYVLNTDKVDLTEGRRTRSASKPKPAMKKAGTMQVTAKEGKEFLQRGKKGRKAAEKKSEETIDEDEGSDNE